Within Sorangiineae bacterium MSr11367, the genomic segment GGTCATTTCGATCGCGCTTGCGTCGTTTGGCTTCGTCCAATCGCGGGGCGAGTTCGAGTGCATCCTCATTTCCGGGGAGGACCTCGCCGCCGGCGACAAGAGCACCGGCATCGCCACCGGGCGAGCGTGTGTGCTCAGCCCGCGCGAATGCGACGAGGACGCGCGGCGCGATGCCATGGAGATGGCGCCCGGCTCCGAGTTTCTCTGCGAAAAACCGGGGCCGTTTCAGACCTTCACCATCGGCCACGGGCGCGTGCGCTGGCGCGGCGTTCTCGCCGATCCCAACGAGCTGGCTTTGGCCATCGGCGCCGCGTTCGCGTTTTGCTTTGCCCTGTACAGCACGGCGCAATCCAAATTGAGGCACATCTTCTTCGCGGGCGCGCTCGCGATGGCGTCGTTTTGCGTCATTCAGACGCAATCGCGCGGCGGCGTTCTCGTGTTGGCCGCCGTGCTCGGCGTCTTCTTCGTGCGACGTTATGGCTTCAAGGGAGCCTTCGCCGGCGCGACCATGGCGCTGCCATTGGTGATGCTCGGCGGACGCGGCGGCGAAGAGGCCGAGTCCTCCTCACTGGAGCGCCTCGGTGCGCTTTACGAAGGTGTGGACATGTTCCGCGCCTCGCCGGTATTCGGCGTGGGACAAGGGCAATTCGCGGAGCATTACTTCATCACCGCCCACAATTCGTATTTGCTCGCGGCGGCGGAGTTGGGACTTCCCGGGCTCTTCCTTTTTAGCCTCCTCATTTATGTATCGATGAAGATCCCCTACGTGGTCGCCTTCCATCCGGCGGAAGACGTGGACCAACGGCTGCGCCCGTTCGCGCTTTCGCTGTTCGTGGCGTTCTCCGGCATTCTCATCGGAATCACGTTTCTGTCGTTCTGCTACCACGCGATGCTGTTCATTTACCTGGGCCTCGCGGGGGCGCTCTACGGCGCGGTCAAACAGACGAGTCAGTCGTTCCAGATCAAGCTGCGCTGGAAGGAATACGCCGCGGTGTTCGGGGTCAATCTGTTGATCCTGGTGTTTCTCTTCGTCTACACCCGCATCAAAGGAGCTCCATGACGGCGGCGCGGTTCGTGGTGGGCGCGGTATGCCTCGGTCTTTCCATCGGGCCCGTCGGCGCATGCAAGCGCATGGTGCGCGGGTGCGTGCGCGGTGAGAGCATCAAGCCCACGCCGAGTGGCACAGCAGCGCAAGGCTCGGACGAAGCGACGGCCGGCGGGGAATCGGGGAGTCCTGCGCCACTGGTGCCGTTGCCGCCGCTGGCGCGTTTGCCCGAGCATCCGCGCATCGCGCTCACCCCGGCGCGGCGCGCGCGCATGAAGCGCAACGCGGCACAGCATGCGCCGTCGTGGACGCGCATGGGCCATTTGTGCGAGGAGGCGACCGCGAAGCGCATTCCCAGCGGCTACGAAGCCTGGGATTGGACCAACGCTGCCCTTTCGTGTGCACTGGTGCATCAGGTTCAGGGAGACGAGGCAGCGGCACGCACCGGCGTCCTGTATTTGCGCGCGCTGGTGGACGACAAGGCCAAAGTGGGTGACGGAGAAGGCGGCGACACCGCCATTCGTCACGACAATGGATATGCGATTCGCACGCGCGGGTTCCTCGGCGCCCTCGCCTACGATTGGTTGCACGATGCCCCGGGCATGACGACCGAGTTGCGCCAGCACGTGGTCGATCGACTGGCCTCGTGGATCGATTGGTACGGCCGCGAGGGGTACATGCGCGACAAGCCGATTGCCAATTACTATGCAGGGTATTTCGGGGCAGTGGCCATGACCGGCATCGCCGCCGAGGGCGACGATCCGCGGGCGACCAAGTTTCGCGCGCAGGCGCAGCGCATGTTCCTGCGCGATATCGGACCGGCGTATGCCAAGTTGGACGGCGGGCAATGGCCCGAGAGCTGGCAATACGGCGGCGGCCCGGCGGTGACGATGGCGCTGTACGCGACGACGGAGCACGTGGAATTGCCCTGGCTCCGGCAGATCCTCGGGTATCGAACGCACGCGCTGTTGCCGGATGGTATCCATCTTTACGACAACGGCGATTGGAGCGAAAAGCCGGCCGTCGCCGCGGGCGCGGAGCTCGACGCCGTGGCGCTGGCGTTCGACGCGGATCCACTGGCGCCGCAAGCTCGCACGCTGGCGGCGAAGACGGTGCGCAAGCGCGACGACCCGTTCGGCTGGGTGCAGGCGCTCGTCGATGATGCGTCCGCGCCGGTCCGCGCGGAGGATGATCCGCGGCGCGGGACGAAGAGCTACCTCGCCGCCGGCACGGGCACGCTGTTCGCGCGCACGGCGTGGACGCCCGAGGCCGTGTGGTTCGCGTTTCAGAGCGGGCCGTACCTCTCGGATCATCAGCACCTCGATCAGGGGCACTTCGAGCTGGTGCGCGGCGAGGACGTGCTCATCTCCGATCCGGGCGCGTACGGGTCAGGCTCCACCACGAGCCACAATTCCATTTTGGTCGACGACGGCAAAGAGACCCTGGTCTATGCGCCGAACCAGGTGCCGGTATCCCGCGCGACGGTCACGCGCTTCTCCGACGACGGCACCTTCGTGCACGCGCTCGGGGACTTTACCTCGGCCTACGATCCGCCCCCCCAACGCGACACCGGGAAACGGTCGGTGACCCACGCCGAGCGGGAAATCCTGTTTTCGCGCACCCCGGTCGCGAGCAACGCCGCTTCGTCCCGCCTCGTGATTTACGATCGCATCACGGTGGCAAAGCCCGCGTTCGCGGTCACCTGGATCGCACACACCGGCGGCGAGGCCAGCCCCACACGCTTCACGGTCGGCAGCTCCGCGGCGCAGATCTACACGGTGGCACCGGCCGAACCCAAGGCCCGACTCGCGCGCGAGCCCAGCTCGGAAAAGAGCGACAGCTTCTGGACCAACGACGCCCCCGCGAAAGGCCTTCGCGCGACCCGCTTGGAGATCCCCTCCCCCACCGGCGCAACGGACCGCCGTTTCCTTCACGTCATCACGGCCTCCTCGGCCGACGCCCCCCGCGCTGCCTTGGGCGCCGTGCGCGGCGACGCCGTGGAAGGCGCCTCGCTCGACGGCGAAGCCTACGTCTTCCTCCGCTCCGCCGTCCAAAAGCTGCCCACCGGCTTCGACTATACCGCCCCCGAAGACGCCGCCCGCCACATCGTAAACGGCCTCGCCCCCAACGCGAGCTACACGGTATCCGCCTCGCGCGGCGACGGCGGCTGCAAAGTCCGCGTCACCCCCGGCAGCGGCCCCAAGACGTCCGACGCGGGCGTCCTCGTCCTATCCATCGCGGGCTGCGCAGTGAAATCCGAATGAGATGGACATGAAGGCGGGAAGGCGGGAAGGACTAACGGCGAGCGCGGCACGGAACGTTTTTTTGTTTCCAGTTGGCCTTCGGGCCTAACTGAAAACCTCAAAACCTTCCCGCCTTCCCGCCTTCATGTCCATTCTCTCTCTCTTCAGCGGCGGAGGGCGGCGAGCATGCGGTTTTTTACGTCGTCGGTGATCCATGCCTCCACGGCTTCGTCGAGGCGCTTTTTGTGTTCCGCTTCGGGGCACAAGTCGGTTTCGCCTCGGCCGCGCAGATCGCGTTTCGTTGCGGAATACGCGTCTTGGGGGAGAGCGCCCCAGGTGGTCAGTCGATCGCGTGCATTCTGCAAGGGGTCTTCGGATACTGCGTCGAGCAAGCCGAGTTCGAAGGCGGTGATCGGATCGAACAACTCGGCGCCGAGGATGACGCGCTCGTGGTGCTGTGGGGGGACGCGGCGGCTCACGATGGTGTGGATGCGCGGGGGGAAACGGACCCCCAATGCCACCTCGTTGAGGCCGATTTTGATCTTCGGGTCGGCCAGCGCCACCCGGTAGTCGCAACACAAGGCGAGGACGCAGCCGCCAGCGATGGCGTGCCCATTGATGGCCGCGGCCACGGGTCCCGGATAGAGGTACACCGCGGCCATGAAATGCTCGAGCCGGTCGAGGAACATGCGCATGGCAGGTCCATCGAACCGGCTCACCGTCTTCAGATTGAGCCCGGCACTGAACGCGTTGTCGCTTCCCGTGATGAGGACGGGGCGGCCGGCGGCCTCCCGCAGTTGCTCGAGCAGGTACGCCATCAGCGTCGAGTCGAGCGCGTTCTTCGCGGGGTGTGCGAGCTTAATCTCGAAGATCATGCCACTAATCTCGTCGATACATCGTAATGACGCAAGCGCCGCCCAATCCTAGATTGTGCTGAAGCGCGACCTTGGCATCGGGCACCTGGCGCTGATCGGCTTGCCCGCGAAGCTGCCACACCAATTCCGTGCACTGTGCAAGTCCAGTGGCGCCGAGCGGATGACCCTTGGAGAGGAGCCCGCCCGACGGATTCGTCACGTATTTCCCGCCGTACGTGTTCTGCCCTTCCCAGATGAACTTCTCCGCCTCACCCTCCTTGCAGAGGCCGAGTGCCTCGTAGGTGAGCACCTCGTTGGCCGTGAAGCAGTCGTGCAACTCCACCACGTCCACGTCTTTGGGGCCCAGGCCGGCTTGCTCGTACACCTTCTCGGCGCACTTCACCGCCATGTCGTAGCCGACCATCTTGATCATGCTGTCGCCGAAGCTCGAGGCATAATCCGTGGTCATCGCCTGCGCCGCGATGTACACCGGCTTGGCAATCCCGTTCTTCTTCGCGAACTCGTCCGAGCATAGAACGGCCGCCGCTGCACCGCACGTGGGCGGGCAACATTGGTAGCGGGTCAGAGGATCGAAGACCTCTTGCGAGGCCATGATCTCCTCCAGTGAGAGCACCTCGTTGAAGAGCGCGTATGGATTCTTGCTCGCATGCTTGCGCGCCTTCTCGCTGACCTTGCCGAAGGTCTCCTTCTTCGTTCCGTACTTCCAGCGGTATTCGCGCCCCGCCCCGCCGAACATCTGCGCGGCGAACGGTGCCTGGTTCACACCTTGAACGCGCGACATCACGCCGGCGTGCTGTTCCAGCGGATTGACCCGATCGGTGAACTTCGACCCGAGGGCGCCCTTCTCCATTTGCTCGAAACCGACCACGAGCACGCAGTGCGCGCCCGCATCGATGGCCTGGCGGCCCAGCATGAGCGCCGTGGAGCCGGTGGAGCAATTGTTGTTCACATTGAAGACCGGAATTCCGGTCAGGCCGACATCGTAGATGGCCCGCTGACCGCAGGTGCTGTCGCCGTAGACGTAGCCGGCAAAGGCCTGCTCGACGTCGTCATATTTGACCTTGGCGTCCTCGAGGGCAGCGCGTGCTGCCTTGGAGGCCATGACGTTGTAATCCTCGCTGGCGCCCGGCTTGGCGAACTTGACCATCCCCACGCCGATGACATTCACGCGCTTGCTCATTGTTCTTTTCCTTCCGTCGCTCACGCCAACTGCTTCAAGAACCCAATCCGCTGCGCCACCCGGACGTCCCCGTCCACGCGCAACGCACCCTTTTG encodes:
- a CDS encoding O-antigen ligase family protein, translating into MGLLGAILLVTTVFLRPQEVIPLLQGIGFLNIVTGLAVLGIIIEFATGRTRSAWTPQLPYLGAFAGWCFVCTVVKTGRSELDHTVNTVVFSTVFMLVIAYAARSYARFAVIATTLVVISIALASFGFVQSRGEFECILISGEDLAAGDKSTGIATGRACVLSPRECDEDARRDAMEMAPGSEFLCEKPGPFQTFTIGHGRVRWRGVLADPNELALAIGAAFAFCFALYSTAQSKLRHIFFAGALAMASFCVIQTQSRGGVLVLAAVLGVFFVRRYGFKGAFAGATMALPLVMLGGRGGEEAESSSLERLGALYEGVDMFRASPVFGVGQGQFAEHYFITAHNSYLLAAAELGLPGLFLFSLLIYVSMKIPYVVAFHPAEDVDQRLRPFALSLFVAFSGILIGITFLSFCYHAMLFIYLGLAGALYGAVKQTSQSFQIKLRWKEYAAVFGVNLLILVFLFVYTRIKGAP
- a CDS encoding heparinase II/III family protein, which codes for MTAARFVVGAVCLGLSIGPVGACKRMVRGCVRGESIKPTPSGTAAQGSDEATAGGESGSPAPLVPLPPLARLPEHPRIALTPARRARMKRNAAQHAPSWTRMGHLCEEATAKRIPSGYEAWDWTNAALSCALVHQVQGDEAAARTGVLYLRALVDDKAKVGDGEGGDTAIRHDNGYAIRTRGFLGALAYDWLHDAPGMTTELRQHVVDRLASWIDWYGREGYMRDKPIANYYAGYFGAVAMTGIAAEGDDPRATKFRAQAQRMFLRDIGPAYAKLDGGQWPESWQYGGGPAVTMALYATTEHVELPWLRQILGYRTHALLPDGIHLYDNGDWSEKPAVAAGAELDAVALAFDADPLAPQARTLAAKTVRKRDDPFGWVQALVDDASAPVRAEDDPRRGTKSYLAAGTGTLFARTAWTPEAVWFAFQSGPYLSDHQHLDQGHFELVRGEDVLISDPGAYGSGSTTSHNSILVDDGKETLVYAPNQVPVSRATVTRFSDDGTFVHALGDFTSAYDPPPQRDTGKRSVTHAEREILFSRTPVASNAASSRLVIYDRITVAKPAFAVTWIAHTGGEASPTRFTVGSSAAQIYTVAPAEPKARLAREPSSEKSDSFWTNDAPAKGLRATRLEIPSPTGATDRRFLHVITASSADAPRAALGAVRGDAVEGASLDGEAYVFLRSAVQKLPTGFDYTAPEDAARHIVNGLAPNASYTVSASRGDGGCKVRVTPGSGPKTSDAGVLVLSIAGCAVKSE
- a CDS encoding enoyl-CoA hydratase/isomerase family protein, producing MIFEIKLAHPAKNALDSTLMAYLLEQLREAAGRPVLITGSDNAFSAGLNLKTVSRFDGPAMRMFLDRLEHFMAAVYLYPGPVAAAINGHAIAGGCVLALCCDYRVALADPKIKIGLNEVALGVRFPPRIHTIVSRRVPPQHHERVILGAELFDPITAFELGLLDAVSEDPLQNARDRLTTWGALPQDAYSATKRDLRGRGETDLCPEAEHKKRLDEAVEAWITDDVKNRMLAALRR
- a CDS encoding lipid-transfer protein, which encodes MSKRVNVIGVGMVKFAKPGASEDYNVMASKAARAALEDAKVKYDDVEQAFAGYVYGDSTCGQRAIYDVGLTGIPVFNVNNNCSTGSTALMLGRQAIDAGAHCVLVVGFEQMEKGALGSKFTDRVNPLEQHAGVMSRVQGVNQAPFAAQMFGGAGREYRWKYGTKKETFGKVSEKARKHASKNPYALFNEVLSLEEIMASQEVFDPLTRYQCCPPTCGAAAAVLCSDEFAKKNGIAKPVYIAAQAMTTDYASSFGDSMIKMVGYDMAVKCAEKVYEQAGLGPKDVDVVELHDCFTANEVLTYEALGLCKEGEAEKFIWEGQNTYGGKYVTNPSGGLLSKGHPLGATGLAQCTELVWQLRGQADQRQVPDAKVALQHNLGLGGACVITMYRRD